A window of Gambusia affinis linkage group LG03, SWU_Gaff_1.0, whole genome shotgun sequence contains these coding sequences:
- the LOC122828504 gene encoding glutathione S-transferase theta-3-like codes for MEIYLDLVSPPCRAVYLFAEALKIPYAFKLVELLAGQQYSEEFGKLSVVRKVPVLKDGSFVLTESIAILQYLVQKCSVADHWFPAELQQRARVNEYLSWQHLNLRSHCSKVFLLRALYPFIMGSEAPKEKLDAALEDMKQSLHLLEEKFLQGKPFIVGNKISVADVAAIVEIMQPLGVGVDGLEGRPKLTAWRERVKKELGVKLFDQAHEALLNSGDMQQKMQNNTELQKLKPMFVKYFR; via the exons ATGGAGATCTATCTGGACCTGGTTTCCCCGCCGTGCCGCGCCGTCTACCTGTTCGCCGAGGCGCTCAAGATCCCTTACGCCTTCAAGCTGGTGGAGCTCTTAGCAG ggCAGCAGTACTCTGAGGAGTTTGGAAAACTCAGCGTGGTGAGGAAGGTTCCGGTTCTGAAGGACGGCAGCTTCGTTCTGACAGAGAG caTTGCGATCCTGCAGTACCTGGTGCAGAAATGTTCGGTGGCAGATCACTGGTTTCCAgcggagctgcagcagagagctcGTGTTAATGAATACTTGTCCTGGCAGCACCTGAACCTCCGATCTCACTGCTCAAAGGTTTTCCTGCTCAGG GCTCTGTATCCGTTCATCATGGGCTCCGAGGCCCCGAAGGAGAAGCTGGACGCCGCTCTGGAGGACATGAAGCAATCCCTCCACCTGCTGGAGGAGAAATTCCTCCAGGGGAAGCCGTTCATCGTCGGGAACAAGATCTCTGTGGCGGATGTGGCGGCCATAGTGGAGATCATGCAG CCTCTGGGAGTCGGTGTGGACGGACTGGAGGGCCGGCCCAAGCTGACGGCCTGGAGGGAACGCGTGAAGAAGGAGCTGGGAGTGAAACTGTTCGACCAGGCCCACGAGGCGCTGCTGAACTCCGGCGACATGCAGCAGAAGATGCAGAACAACACCGAGCTCCAGAAACTCAAACCGATGTTCGTCAAGTATTTCCGctga